One genomic region from Cucumis melo cultivar AY chromosome 9, USDA_Cmelo_AY_1.0, whole genome shotgun sequence encodes:
- the LOC103498547 gene encoding ultraviolet-B receptor UVR8, with the protein MDIDDIFGMTQNVSLPRKSAIYVWGYNQSGQTGRKGKDHQLRVPRQLHPDLFGCPGEINSRWLDIACGREHTAAVASDGSLFTWGANDFGQLGDGTEEKSKLPKKVNQLQGEFVKSVSCGARCTAAIAAPRENDGTLSTSRLWIWGQNQGSNSPRLFWGAFTPQTIIRQVSCGAVHVVALSDDGQLQAWGYNEYGQLGRGVTSEGLQGARIINAYAKFLDEAPELVKITKMSCGEYHSAAISENGEVYTWGLGSMGQLGHCSLQSADKELIPRRVVALEGICVKDIACGGVHTCAITQGGSLYAWGGGQVGQLGVGPQTGFFSCIVGDSETFLRNLPVVVVSDGVQHVACGHSHTLVSTKDGRIHGWGYNSYGQAANEKSTYAWYPSPVDWCVGEVRKLAAGGGHSAVLTDACSLKELCEFRLADTVNLQNASEIEDVASRTGSDALARLCGRLRESRLDGHCEFEEGETSD; encoded by the exons ATGGACATTGACGATATTTTTGGGATGACCCAGAACGTAAGCTTGCCAAGAAAGAGTGCGATTTATGTTTGGGGTTATAACCAATCGGGTCAAACGGGTCGAAAGGGGAAGGATCATCAATTAAGGGTTCCCAGGCAACTCCATCCTGATCTTTTTGGATGCCCAGGCGAAATTAATTCTCGCTGGTTGGATATTGCTTGTGGTCGTGAACATACGGCAGCTGTGGCTTCTGATGGGTCACTTTTTACTTGGG GTGCAAACGATTTTGGCCAACTGGGTGATGGAACAGAGGAAAAGAGCAAACTTCCAAAGAAAGTGAATCAATTGCAGGGCGAGTTTGTGAAGTCTGTTTCCTGTGGAGCACGTTGTACTGCTGCTATTGCTGCACCTCGTGAGAACGATGGCACCCTTTCAACTAGTCGACTCTGGATTTGGGGACAAAATCAg GGATCCAATTCTCCACGCTTATTTTGGGGAGCCTTCACACCACAAACG ATTATTCGTCAAGTGTCCTGTGGGGCAGTTCATGTGGTGGCATTGTCTGATGATGGCCAATTGCAAGCTTGGG GCTACAATGAGTATGGTCAGCTAGGCAGGGGTGTTACTTCCGAAGGTCTACAAGGAGCTCGCATTATAAATGCTTATGCAAAGTTCCTTGATGAGGCCCCTGAGCTTGTAAAGATTACTAAGATGTCATGTGGGGAGTACCATTCTGCAGCTATATCTGAAAACGGCGAGGT CTATACATGGGGACTAGGTAGTATGGGTCAACTTGGTCATTGTTCGCTTCAGTCTGCAGACAAAGAGTTGATACCGAGGAGAGTTGTTGCTCTTGAGGGAATATGTGTGAAGGATATTGCTTGTGGCGGAGTACACACTTGTGCCATTACTCAAGGTGGGTCTTTATACGCATGGGGTGGCGGTCAAGTAGGACAATTAGGTGTTGGGCCCCAGACAGGGTTTTTTTCATGTATTGTGGGTGACTCCGAGACGTTTCTTCGAAATCTACCTGTAGTGGTTGTCTCAGATGGTGTGCAACACGTTGCTTGTGGACATTCGCACACTCTTGTTTCAACAAAGGACGGAAGAATCCATGGATGGGGTTACAATAGCTATGGTCAGGCAGCTAACGAGAAGTCTACATATGCTTGGTATCCATCTCCTGTTGACTG GTGTGTAGGGGAAGTGCGAAAACTAGCAGCTGGTGGTGGACATTCAGCTGTCCTAACAGATGCTTGTTCCTTGAAGGAGCTTTGTGAGTTCAGGCTTGCTGACACCGTTAACTTGCAGAATGCTTCTGAAATAGAAGATGTCGCATCCAGGACGGGATCAGATGCTTTAGCACGTCTTTGTGGACGTTTGAG GGAGTCTCGACTTGATGGCCATTGTGAATTTGAAGAAGGTGAAACCAGCGATTGA
- the LOC103498747 gene encoding transcription factor MYB114-like — IKMDGKEEQEWRKGPWTVEEDKLLCEYVKVHGEGRWSSVAKGSGLNRTGKSCRLRWVNYLRPGLKRGHLTPQEEGIIIELHALWGNKWSTIAKYLPGRTDNEIKNYWRTHFKKMKPRRKSQIIVPKTDNKTLPPISRCEEHVMELMKPYDSDDLGMVFTDPTAMEDHEQTYYLSKVYQDLTNWTVESVAVAAVVAEQEEESLWDGLWEVPENDIM; from the exons ATAAAAATGGATGGAAAAGAAGAGCAAGAATGGAGGAAGGGACCTTGGACTGTTGAGGAAGACAAGTTGTTGTGTGAATATGTGAAGGTTCATGGGGAAGGAAGATGGAGTTCTGTTGCCAAAGGTTCAG GATTGAATAGGACGGGAAAAAGTTGTAGATTGAGATGGGTGAATTATCTTAGACCAGGTCTTAAGAGAGGTCATCTCACTCCTCAAGAGGAAGGCATTATCATCGAACTTCATGCTCTCTGGGGTAACAA ATGGTCAACCATAGCAAAATATTTACCAGGAAGAACCGACAACGAAATAAAAAACTATTGGAGAACTCATTTTAAGAAGATGAAGCCAAGAAGGAAGTCTCAAATTATTGTCCCAAAAACAGACAACAAAACATTGCCACCAATTAGTAGATGTGAAGAACATGTGATGGAGCTCATGAAACCATATGACAGTGATGACTTAGGCATGGTTTTTACAGATCCAACAGCCATGGAAGATCATGAGCAAACCTACTACTTGTCAAAGGTGTATCAAGATTTAACAAATTGGACGGTGGAGTCGGTCGCCGTCGCAGCTGTGGTGGCGGAGCAGGAGGAGGAGAGTTTATGGGATGGCCTTTGGGAGGTTCCAGAGAATGATATCATGTGA